The Etheostoma spectabile isolate EspeVRDwgs_2016 chromosome 1, UIUC_Espe_1.0, whole genome shotgun sequence genome has a segment encoding these proteins:
- the lyve1a gene encoding lymphatic vessel endothelial hyaluronic acid receptor 1a isoform X2, translating into MTSFLINMIWLCISFVLSITSVISDQYIETSHIKVFPAVNQSIAGVFQVSDLNDLNQPQYGFNASEARRLCSSLGVNIASKAQVQEALTRGLETCRFGWIDEHLAVVPRIKALSNCGKNRTGLVKWRTSVTQKFDVFCFNESDAATQLRDATTDSPLNSSDYSQQTQSPSKAATSTRTTQSTTSSSTPNDTDNEAVPARFVSSVQSFTGAKAILITSIFALLLTAIIILAYIKLSRALGSNIKQQQEYIQTEEWTCETNIKETKQAAQEDETIEVVDDAS; encoded by the exons ATGACCTCTTTTCTCATAAATATGATCTGGCTTTGTATCTCATTTGTTTTGTCAATTACTTCAGTCATCTCTGATCAATATATTGAAACAAGCCACATCAAAG TTTTCCCAGCAGTGAACCAAAGTATTGCTGGAGTATTCCAGGTTAGCGACTTAAACGACCTCAACCAGCCTCAGTATGGCTTCAATGCCTCTGAAGCTCGGAGGCTCTGCTCGTCCCTTGGAGTGAACATTGCCTCGAAAGCACAAGTGCAGGAAGCTCTCACTAGAGGCTTAGAAACATGCAG GTTTGGATGGATTGATGAACATTTAGCTGTCGTTCCTCGCATCAAGGCCCTTTCTAATTGTGGCAAAAACCGGACGGGCTTGGTGAAATGGCGAACCTCAGTTACACAAAAGTTTGATGTGTTTTGCTTCAATGAATCAG ATGCTGCAACACAATTACGGGACGCAACAACTGATAGCCCTTTGAACAGCAGTGATTACTCGCAGCAAACACAGTCTCCTTCTAAGGCAGCAACTTCCACCCGGACCACACAGTCTACGACTTCTTCCTCAACTCCTAATGACACAGACAATGAGGCAGTACCAGCCCGGTTTGTCAGCAGTGTACAAAGTTTTACTGGAG CAAAGGCTATACTCATCACGTCAATTTTTGCCCTTCTCCTTACTGCAATAATCATCCTTGCATACATAAAACT GAGTCGCGCTCTGGGCTCTAACATAAAGCAGCAGCAAGAGTACATCCAGACAGAAGAATGGACGTGTGAGACAAACATAAAGGAAACAAAGCAGGCTGCACAGGAAGATGAGACAATAGAAGTGGTTGACGATGCAAGTTAA
- the lyve1a gene encoding lymphatic vessel endothelial hyaluronic acid receptor 1a isoform X1, which produces MTSFLINMIWLCISFVLSITSVISDQYIETSHIKVFPAVNQSIAGVFQVSDLNDLNQPQYGFNASEARRLCSSLGVNIASKAQVQEALTRGLETCRFGWIDEHLAVVPRIKALSNCGKNRTGLVKWRTSVTQKFDVFCFNESDAATQLRDATTDSPLNSSDYSQQTQSPSKAATSTRTTQSTTSSSTPNDTDNEAVPARFVSSVQSFTGAKAILITSIFALLLTAIIILAYIKLRSRALGSNIKQQQEYIQTEEWTCETNIKETKQAAQEDETIEVVDDAS; this is translated from the exons ATGACCTCTTTTCTCATAAATATGATCTGGCTTTGTATCTCATTTGTTTTGTCAATTACTTCAGTCATCTCTGATCAATATATTGAAACAAGCCACATCAAAG TTTTCCCAGCAGTGAACCAAAGTATTGCTGGAGTATTCCAGGTTAGCGACTTAAACGACCTCAACCAGCCTCAGTATGGCTTCAATGCCTCTGAAGCTCGGAGGCTCTGCTCGTCCCTTGGAGTGAACATTGCCTCGAAAGCACAAGTGCAGGAAGCTCTCACTAGAGGCTTAGAAACATGCAG GTTTGGATGGATTGATGAACATTTAGCTGTCGTTCCTCGCATCAAGGCCCTTTCTAATTGTGGCAAAAACCGGACGGGCTTGGTGAAATGGCGAACCTCAGTTACACAAAAGTTTGATGTGTTTTGCTTCAATGAATCAG ATGCTGCAACACAATTACGGGACGCAACAACTGATAGCCCTTTGAACAGCAGTGATTACTCGCAGCAAACACAGTCTCCTTCTAAGGCAGCAACTTCCACCCGGACCACACAGTCTACGACTTCTTCCTCAACTCCTAATGACACAGACAATGAGGCAGTACCAGCCCGGTTTGTCAGCAGTGTACAAAGTTTTACTGGAG CAAAGGCTATACTCATCACGTCAATTTTTGCCCTTCTCCTTACTGCAATAATCATCCTTGCATACATAAAACT GAGGAGTCGCGCTCTGGGCTCTAACATAAAGCAGCAGCAAGAGTACATCCAGACAGAAGAATGGACGTGTGAGACAAACATAAAGGAAACAAAGCAGGCTGCACAGGAAGATGAGACAATAGAAGTGGTTGACGATGCAAGTTAA
- the ampd3a gene encoding LOW QUALITY PROTEIN: AMP deaminase 3 (The sequence of the model RefSeq protein was modified relative to this genomic sequence to represent the inferred CDS: deleted 1 base in 1 codon), giving the protein MPRQFPKVTLSEAENETQLLAEKVYASALKEEDNKDALSMFNVPEDCPIGLQQAKEHELLKDLAEQQSEESTKRKKSLKMIRSQSMSLQIPVNTDYMRSVAVTPYLSPSSSCSSGPENCPDYQRVTISGDYCAGITVEDYEQAAKSLFKALLIREKYSKLAYHRFCRTTAQFLRSAENMRWNEKDEVLPDLCPCPKDGEDPYSMENIPENLNYELKMKDGIVYVYENAQALRENQPNDLPYPDLETFAIDLSHVLAMIADGPTKTYCHRRLNFLSSKFYLHDMLNEMAELKELKSVPHRDFYNVRKVDTHIHAAACMSQKHLLTFIQETYKTGADRVVLEKAGQKMTLQQVFHSLNKDPYDLTVDSLDVHAGRHTFHRFDKFNSKYNPVGASELREIFLKTDNLINGEYFARIIKEVAHDLEESKYQHAEPRLSIYGRSPEEWDSLAEWFINHKVHSPNMRWIIQVPRIYDIFKAKQLVPNFAKMLENIFLPLFEATINPQKHKQLHVFLKYVSGFDSVDDESKHSDHMFSFRSPKPEQWTADDNPPYSYYIFHMYANIMVLNNLRKERGLSTFQFRPHCGEAGSITHLVSAFLTSDNISHGLNLKKSPVLQYLYYLAQVPIAMSPLSNNSLFLEYSKNPLREFLHKGLCVSLSTDDPMQFHYTKEPLMEEYAIAAQLWKLSTCDVCEIARNSVLQSGLSYQEKKHFLGENYLKDGPEGNDIRRTNVAQIRMAYRHETLCNELSFIVDAVKSEAMNSQNE; this is encoded by the exons ATGCCTCGTCAATTTCCAAAGGTAACTCTGAGTGAGGCAGAGAAC GAGACACAACTGCTTGCAGAGAAAGTATATGCATCAGCACTAAAGGAAGAAGACAACAAGGATGCCTTGTCAATGTTCAATGTGCCTGAGGACTGCCCAATTGGCCTCCAGCAAGCCAAGGAACACGAACTGCTTAAGGACCTGGCAGAGCAACAGTCAGAGGAGAGTACCAAGAG GAAAAAAAGCTTGAAGATGATTCGTTCCCAGTCAATGTCCCTGCAGATCCCAGTGAATACAGATTATATGCGGTCAGTGGCAGTCACGCCATACCTGTCCCCCAGCTCCTCCTGCTCATCAGGGCCAGAAAACTGCCCTGATTACCAGAGGGTCACTATTAGTGGTGATTACTGTGCTGGA ATCACAGTGGAGGACTATGAACAGGCAGCCAAAAGTCTGTTTAAGGCTCTGCTTATTCGCGAGAAATACTCAAAGCTGGCCTACCATAGATTCTGCAGAACCACAGCCCagttcctccgcagcgctgagAACATGAGATGGAACGAAAAAGACGAGGTTCTACCAG ATTTGTGCCCGTGTCCAAAAGATGGGGAAGATCCTTACAGTATGGAGAACATCCCTGAGAATCTGAACTATGAACTAAAGATGAAGGATGGGATAGTGTATGTGTATGAAAATGCCCAGGCTTTGAGAGAAAACCAGCCCAATGACCTTCCTTACCCTGACTTAGAGACCTTTGCCATAGACCTCAGTCATGTGCTGGCAATGATTGCAGATGGACCTAC GAAGACCTACTGTCACAGACGACTAAATTTCTTGAGTTCAAAGTTCTACCTCCATGATATGCTCAATGAGATGGCGGAGCTAAAGGAACTAAAAAGTGTGCCTCACAGAGATTTCTACAACGTTAGGAAG gtgGACACACATATTCATGCAGCTGCCTGCATGTCTCAGAAACACCTGCTGACCTTCATCCAGGAAACATATAAGACTGGTGCTGACCGTGTGGTTTTGGAAAAGGCTGGCCAAAAGATGACTCTCCAGCAGGTTTTCCACAGTCTCAATAAGGACCCCTATGACCTTACTGTGGACTCTCTGGATGTCCATGCT GGGAGACATACCTTCCACCGGTTTGACAAGTTCAATTCGAAGTATAATCCAGTGGGAGCCAGTGAACTTCGAGAAATCTTCCTGAAAACAGACAACCTCATAAATGGAGAGTATTTTGCTCGCATCATAAAG GAAGTGGCCCATGACCTGGAGGAGAGTAAGTACCAGCATGCAGAGCCACGCCTTTCCATCTACGGACGCTCTCCAGAGGAGTGGGACAGTCTGGCTGAGTGGTTTATAAACCACAAAGTACACTCTCCAAACATGAGGTGGATCATTCAAGTGCCCAGAATATA tgATATTTTCAAGGCAAAGCAGCTGGTACCTAATTTTGCCAAGATGCTGGAGAACATATTCCTTCCTCTATTTGAGGCCACTATTAACCCACAGAAGCACAAACAACTTCATGTGTTTCTCAAATAT GTGTCAGGGTTCGACAGCGTAGACGATGAGTCCAAGCACAGCGATCACATGTTTTCCTTCAGGAGCCCAAAGCCAGAACAGTGGACTGCAGATGACAACCCTCCCTACAGCTACTACATCTTCCACATGTATGCAAACATCATGGTCCTCAACAACCTCAGAAA AGAGCGTGGACTGAGCACCTTCCAGTTCCGTCCCCATTGCGGAGAGGCTGGATCAATCACTCACTTGGTCTCTGCCTTTCTCACATCAGACAACATCTCACATGGACTCAACTTGAAGAAG AGCCCTGTGCTGCAGTACCTGTACTACTTGGCCCAGGTGCCAATTGCAATGTCTCCACTCAGCAACAACAGCCTGTTCCTGGAATACTCCAAAAATCCTCTCCGAGAGTTCCTGCACAAAGgcctgtgtgtgtccctgtccaCAGACGATCCCATGCAGTTCCACTACACCAAg GAACCACTGATGGAAGAGTACGCGATCGCAGCTCAGCTGTGGAAGCTCAGCAcctgtgatgtgtgtgaaatAGCCAGAAACAGTGTGTTGCAAAGTGGACTGTCGTACCAG GAAAAGAAGCACTTCTTAGGAGAGAACTACCTGAAAGATGGACCTGAAGGGAACGATATCCGTCGGACCAACGTCGCCCAGATCCGCATGGCCTATAGACACGAGACACTGTGCAATGAACTCAGCTTCATAGTTGATGCAGTGAAGTCTGAAGCTATGAATTCCCAGAATGAATAA